The genomic interval ATCGCAGACATCGAGCGAGCGCTGGAACCGGTACGAACCATCATGACGCCGATCCTCTCGGACCCGTTCGTGATGGGACTCTGGAGCCTGCTCGTAGTGGCGGCTGTCGGGACGCTCTGGTGGGACATTCACGAGCGAAACCGGGCCATCCCGTCGATGATGAAAGGCGTCTGGACGCTCGTCGTAGTGTATTCGGGACCGTTCGGACTCGCGGTCTACTGGTACTCCGGGCGGACACAGATCTCCAACGACTCGCTGTGGCGCCGCGGCTTCCGATCGACGGCGCACTGCTACTCGGGTTGTGGCGCCGGCGAAGTCGTCGGCTTCGTGTTGCTCGCCGGCCTGCTCGCCCTCGAAAGCACGCTCGTCGTCACCGCGGGTACGTTCGGGTTCGCGTACCTGTTCGGCTACGGGCTCACGGTCGGCCCGCTCATGCAGGAGGGCGTCGGCTTCGGCGAGGCGATGCTCGACGCACTGTACAGCGAGACGCCGAGCATCACCCTCATGGAGGTCGCCGCCATCGGGACGGACCTGTTGATCGCGGGGCAGGCCCACATCGGCGATCTCCTGTTTTGGGGCGCGCTCGTGTTCTCGCTGTCGGTCGGGTTCGTCGTCGCCTTCCCCGTGAACGTGTCGCTGGTCTACGCTGGCGTCAAAGAAGGGATGAAAAATCCCGCCGAACTCGGTCAACAGACGGGCTGACGGGAGTACCGCGACGCCGCCACCGACCGAGCGGCGGCGTCAGCAAGCGAGTTACGAATCGGTGCGTAGCTCGAAGCGGACGCCGTCGAGTCGCTGGGCGTCCTCAATGCTGATTTCCCAGCCGTGTGCGAGGACGATCTGGCGGATGCTCGCCATCCCCATGCCGATGCCCTCCTCGCCCTCTTTGGTCGAGTAACCCGGTGTGAACACCCTCGTCCGATGCTCCGGATCGATCCCCGGCCCGTCGTCCTCGTAGTAGAACCCCTCGTCGCGTGGACCGACCCGAATGTCGACGGCATCGCCGCCGTGTTCGATCGAGTTGCCGACGAGGTTTTCGAGCATGCGCTGGAACGCGTCCGGATCAGCCTCGACGGTACACTCCGTCGGCACGCGAAAGGACGCCGCGTTGGGCGGGTCGATCGCCGACCAGACCGCGTGCATAGCGGGTTCGACACCGACCTGCTCGGTCGCCGAGACGATCTCGCCGGTCCGGAGCGTGTTCACGAGATCGGCCCGCAGTTCGTCGACGCGGTCGATGGCGTCGACCGCCTTCTCGACGTGGTCGAGATCGCCGGTGTCGAGGGCGAGCTCCAGTCGGCCCTTGACGGCTGAAACCGGACTCTGTAGGTCGTGAGAGACGAAACTAGCGAACTCGTCGAAGCGCTCGTTACGCCGTTTGAGTTCGCGTTCGCGTCGCTTACGCTCGGTAACGTCGGTCGCCGAGACGACGATCCGAGTGACCTCGCCGTCGGCGCCGGTGACGGGACGGAAGTTCCCTTCGACCGTGATCGGCGCCCCGTCGTCAGTAGAATGCGTGGCGTCGTATTCGACGTACTTCCCGTCGGCGGCCGCGTCGACCCACGCCCGAACGTCATCGCGCTGGTCGTCAGTCCACCATGGGGTGTCCCAGAACGGGCGTCCGAGAACGTCGTCCCTGTCCGCGTCGAGGTACTCCAGCGAGGTGTCGTTGACATCGCGGACCGTGCCGTCGGTATCCAGCAGTCCAACCAAGAGGTTCGGGTCGTTGAAGATGGCCTCGAAGCGGTTCTCGTTCCGCTGTAGCGTCCGCTCGCGCTCTTTCAGTTCGGTTACGTTTCTCCCTTCGGGGACCAACATCGTCACGTCGCCGTCCTCGTCGGTGATCGGCCGGATCGAAAAGTCGACCACGGCCACCTCGTCCTCGCCCTGAATCGTGAACTCCTCGCGGAACAGTTCGCCGCGACGGGCGGTCTCGACGGCCTCGCGGACGGTTTCGGAGGCTCGCTCGTTCGATTCGAACCACGCCCCCTCCCACAGCGGCGTCCCGACGGCCTCGTCACGGTCGATGCCCGCGAACGAAAGCGCGGCCTCGTTGACCTCGACGATCCGACCGTCGGGATCGATAAGCCCGGTGAACTGGTACGTGTTGTTGAAGATGGCCTCGAAGCGCCGTTCCCGGCGCTTTGACTCGGTGATATCGGTGATAAAGCCCTCGATAGCCTCGACCTCGCCGTTCGTCGCTTCGACGCCGCGCCCGCGCTCCCAGATCCACTTGGTCTCGCCATCGGCAGTCGTGATCCGGTAGGTACACTCGAAGGGTTCGTTCTGGTCGATCGCGTGCTGTACCTCGTTCCAGACCTTCGCCTGATCGTCCTCGTGGACAACATCAGTCCCCCAGACGATATCACCAGCTTCGATCGCAGCGGCGGAATAGCCCGTCAGCTGTTCGCACTCGCCTTCGACATCCTCCATGGGCCACTCGGGGTCGTTCGAACACCGATAGACGATGCCGGGAAGGTTGCTGACGAGCGTTTCGAGGCGGCGCTTTTGTCGTTCGACCGCTCGCTCGGAGCGATAGCGCTCGACCGCGTTTTCGATGCGGTTGGCGAGCAGGGTGTAGTGGTCCGTGCCGGTTTCTTTCTGCAGGTAATCGGTGACGCCGGCCGAGACGGCCTTGCTCGCGACAGCCTCGGAGCCCTTGCCGGTGAAGAGAATGAACGGGAGATCGGGATTTTCCTCTCTGATCGCTTCGAGAAACTCGATACCGTTCATGCCGGGCATGTCGTGGTCGGAGACGATACAGTCGATATCGCGGCGGTCGAGCACTTCCATGCCCGCCTCGGCGCTCGTCTCGGTTACGACATCGAACCGGTCGTCGGCGCGTCGGAGAAAGTCCGCAGCCAGCTCGGCAAATTCAGGCTCGTCGTCGACGTGAAGCACCTGAATAGACGCAGTCATGGAACTACCGTTGCACTGCCAGACTAATAGAAATACTGCCCAATTCGATAACCAGTCCCGAAGAACATCAGCAGTAATAGTGTAGTTTATGTAAATGGACACCCATCTGTAAGCCAATGCGGCAACTCGCGGGTACGAGAACGCAACTACGGACGGGACACCCGCATCGGCGCGGTTACATCCAACCGATCCGACACGATCCCGCGACGGCTGAAACAGTTCCGAGTTCGATGCAGGTGAGTCGATGACGTTCGATGGGACGCTACCGGAGTCTCCCCTGCGCGACTCGACACCGATTGACATTCTTCTCGTCGAGCCCGATGCGGAGTTCGCGGAGATGGTCGCAGCGTGTCTCGAACGGGACGACGGGGAGTTTGCCGTCTACATCGAAGCCAATCCCGACGATGCCATGGCCGTCATCCGCGACGAGACGACAGCGGTCGACTGCGTCGTCAGCGGCTACGACATGCCGGAGATGGACGGCCTCGACCTGCTCGACGCCGTCCGCGAACGGGATCCGGACCGACCGTTTATCCTCTTCACCGGCGAGGGATCGGAAGCGCTCGCGAGCAAAGCGATCAGCGCCGGCGTCACCGACTACGTGCGCAAGCGCGGCGGGACCGAGCAGTGTCAGGCGCTCGCAAACCGGGTTCGAAACGCCGTCGAGCGCTACCGGGCGGAGCAGTATCTCGATCGTGGACGACAGGCGATCGAAAGTGCACACGACGGAATCAGTATTATCGATAGGGACGGGCGAATTCGGTATCTCAATACGGCGTACGCCGAGCTATTCGGCTACGACCGGGCCGAACTGCAAGGCCGCCACTGGGAGTTGCTCTACCGCGAGGACGACCTCCAGAAGGTCTACGACGTGTTGCTACCCGAAGCCCGCAGCGGTCGCTGGAGTGGGAGGACGGAGTTCGTCCGGAAGGACGGCGACGTGATCGACGCCGAGCACACCCTCACGTACACCGACGGCGGCTGGCTCGTCTGCACGGTGGCGCCGCCGCAGGACGAGCAGGCAGAGCAGCATCTCTCGGTCAAAGGCCGGGCGATGGACGAAGCGCCTGTCGGCATCGTGCTGACCGACCCGTCCGCGGCTGACAATCCGATCATCTACGCCAACGACAAGTTTGTCGACCTCACGGGCTACGAGAAATCCGAGGCCATCGGTCGGAACTGCCGGTTTCTGCAGGGCGAGCGGACGCGTGAGGAGCCGGTGAGAAAGCTACGCGAGGCCGTCGAAGCGCGCGAGCCTGCCACCGTCGAACTACGGAACTACCGCGCCGACGGCACCGAGTTCTGGAACCGCGTCCGAATCGCGCCAGTGTTCGGGAACGACGGCGACGTGGAGCTGTTCGTCGGGTTTCAGAGCGACGTGACGACTCGGAAAGAGCGCGAGCAGCAGTTGCGGTCGAGCACGGCACGCCTCGAAGCCCTCTTCG from Natronoarchaeum philippinense carries:
- a CDS encoding PAS domain S-box protein, with product MTFDGTLPESPLRDSTPIDILLVEPDAEFAEMVAACLERDDGEFAVYIEANPDDAMAVIRDETTAVDCVVSGYDMPEMDGLDLLDAVRERDPDRPFILFTGEGSEALASKAISAGVTDYVRKRGGTEQCQALANRVRNAVERYRAEQYLDRGRQAIESAHDGISIIDRDGRIRYLNTAYAELFGYDRAELQGRHWELLYREDDLQKVYDVLLPEARSGRWSGRTEFVRKDGDVIDAEHTLTYTDGGWLVCTVAPPQDEQAEQHLSVKGRAMDEAPVGIVLTDPSAADNPIIYANDKFVDLTGYEKSEAIGRNCRFLQGERTREEPVRKLREAVEAREPATVELRNYRADGTEFWNRVRIAPVFGNDGDVELFVGFQSDVTTRKEREQQLRSSTARLEALFENSPDMIAIHDADGTIRDANRRMCEELGYARSELVGKSVWELDPTVDPDEARSFWNELPMQTPRRFNGELERKDDTTFPVEIHLIRVDLDGEDRFVAMDRDISDQQKRESRLVEQNQRLDRFTSVVSHDLRNPLNVAKGRLELLREDCDSDQIEDLDVALSRMDNMIDDLLTLAQEGERAMEIETLDVTTVVEACWETVATGDATLDTDIDATVDADRDQLQQLFENLIRNAVEHSSASPDSEHGGDTVTVTVGEIDRGFYVADDGPGIPEDERDDVFEAGYSTEAGGTGFGLSIVEQVVDAHDWTITVTESDDGGARFEIRTD
- a CDS encoding DUF4396 domain-containing protein, with product MSPEQLIADIERALEPVRTIMTPILSDPFVMGLWSLLVVAAVGTLWWDIHERNRAIPSMMKGVWTLVVVYSGPFGLAVYWYSGRTQISNDSLWRRGFRSTAHCYSGCGAGEVVGFVLLAGLLALESTLVVTAGTFGFAYLFGYGLTVGPLMQEGVGFGEAMLDALYSETPSITLMEVAAIGTDLLIAGQAHIGDLLFWGALVFSLSVGFVVAFPVNVSLVYAGVKEGMKNPAELGQQTG
- a CDS encoding PAS domain S-box protein, encoding MTASIQVLHVDDEPEFAELAADFLRRADDRFDVVTETSAEAGMEVLDRRDIDCIVSDHDMPGMNGIEFLEAIREENPDLPFILFTGKGSEAVASKAVSAGVTDYLQKETGTDHYTLLANRIENAVERYRSERAVERQKRRLETLVSNLPGIVYRCSNDPEWPMEDVEGECEQLTGYSAAAIEAGDIVWGTDVVHEDDQAKVWNEVQHAIDQNEPFECTYRITTADGETKWIWERGRGVEATNGEVEAIEGFITDITESKRRERRFEAIFNNTYQFTGLIDPDGRIVEVNEAALSFAGIDRDEAVGTPLWEGAWFESNERASETVREAVETARRGELFREEFTIQGEDEVAVVDFSIRPITDEDGDVTMLVPEGRNVTELKERERTLQRNENRFEAIFNDPNLLVGLLDTDGTVRDVNDTSLEYLDADRDDVLGRPFWDTPWWTDDQRDDVRAWVDAAADGKYVEYDATHSTDDGAPITVEGNFRPVTGADGEVTRIVVSATDVTERKRRERELKRRNERFDEFASFVSHDLQSPVSAVKGRLELALDTGDLDHVEKAVDAIDRVDELRADLVNTLRTGEIVSATEQVGVEPAMHAVWSAIDPPNAASFRVPTECTVEADPDAFQRMLENLVGNSIEHGGDAVDIRVGPRDEGFYYEDDGPGIDPEHRTRVFTPGYSTKEGEEGIGMGMASIRQIVLAHGWEISIEDAQRLDGVRFELRTDS